The Cryptomeria japonica unplaced genomic scaffold, Sugi_1.0 HiC_scaffold_28, whole genome shotgun sequence DNA window atgcatcctttatattttgttgatagttgataagattgattggtaaAGAAGGAAGCTCAATATTTTCACCATCACAATTTAGTTCCTTATCAAGAAAGCTAACTTGATTCTTTGTAGTCCCTTATGTCTTCTTCAAGCTCTCATAAATTAAATGCAATGCCTCCCCATCATGGGGAAGTTGCGGCATTACCATAGTAGCCTCCACAATAATTGTCACATCCCTAGACAATCATTGTTTTAGAATTATAATGTGTTGGATGTATACTTGTATAATCTTAAAGTATGGGTGCAATTGAGCGACAATAAAATGTGCTAGTGTAGAGCTATATACCTAGAAACCAAATATTTGGTAATCTCATAATTATAGATAGTATGGCATGCATACATGCAATCCTCAACTAAAGTTCTCggtagatttagatagcactagaaCATTCATATTGTCACTAATTCTGAGGATTAGAGAAAGATTTGAGAACTTACCCTTGTTGactatttttacaaattttgtatGAAGGTATTTTGGGCTACAACAGAGCTGAGGCGTATTATCTCTTGTTTAATAGCAATGTTCATAATTAAAATCAATACTGATTTACGCGTACTTTTATTATCTATCAGATTACTGATGACACGTGATTGTTTTCTATGACAATCAAAAGCTAATTTGTATCATCCACAGCTATGAACTCCTGCATAGTTGATTTCATTTCACGCTAAAGGTTAAGCTTTGAAGTTAAATTAATTCAATAATGAATGTGACAACATGTTAAATATATACATCCAGATAAAAAGAATAATTCAATAACCAACACAGTTGTGGTGACATTGCGGCGCAGAACGTTGGACGTTGATGTCATCTGGAGTTGAGTGAGACATGAATTATTCCTCTTCTGATGGCTGCGTCCATTTGCCATCTGGACCTTTAACGAGGCCCTTGTTCTGTTCCTGCCACCATTTTGGAGGAATTTCATATTTCTCGCGCAATAAATCACAGCTCTTATTAACCAGAGCATGATCTCTTCCACTCCAAGAAAACGGCTGCTTACTTCCAACATACCCGTCCAGTAAATGCAAGTAAAGCTCTAAATTATGAAAGTAGGCAAGATTATGGGTGTGCTGAATGAATGGAGAATTGTTGTGTAAAGGAAGCTCGAAGCCAACATGAAAGTATGTCCACGGAAGCCAATGCAGCAATTTGCTGAGGCATCCCACGTTCTCGTTCATACAAACTCCGGGCACTTTGGGAACCACGTCACGCTTGTTCACAAACCTCAGCACTTTCACTCCAATCTCCTCCACCCGTTTAGCAAACGCAAGATTTCCCACCCGGGGAGAGGCAAAAGCGAAGACGGTGACGGGAATTTGATGAAAATTATGCTTGGTGCAAAGCATTTGTTTGATATCATAAGCGCTCAAGGTTGCAAGAGCAGCTCCTAAGCTGTGTCCCGTAAATGTTATGCTTAAATTGTCCATCTCTTTTTCATAAACTTGAATCAATCGTTCTATCTCTGAGACTACCAAATCTCTGGTGCTGATGTTCACAGTGGCTCCTGCAGCGCCTTGACGGTGACGGACAGTTGAAGTATAGCAGCTCAGGAATCCTCTCTCAATTAGTACTCCATCCGCGAAATGATGCTCTTGGTTTTTGCCTGTCCTCTTGCATCTATAGGATAATCTTGTAGGTACAAGAATATCTCTCAGGTCTTCTATCCATTCTTCAGCAGTCTGAGTTCCTCTCCATGCAATCACTATGTCTCGTCGTCCAAGCCTTCTTATCTCATTTGGATCCGTGCAAACTGCAATAAAACCCAACCAAACACCTTGGTCTTTTGGTTTCTCACCAAAAACTTGATTTAACAGATTAGTATTGGCGTAAACATATTTAGTGACTTGGTAGCCACTTTCAGACATGCCCATCTTATTGAACAGATCTCTTTTACTGTGATAACATGTGCCGTAGTTTTTGGAGTAGCTTTTGCCATCAAATGCGTCGTAACAAAGCTGTGCCAAATTCCCATATCTGAGAGCTTCAGCTTTCAAATTGGGCACCATGGGATCAAGCAAACCATTCCAATTATGGgcaccttgtatatctctccataCGTCACATAGCTGAGGCTGCGTTGAGTTAGTTTGGGAACTGGGTAATAATACAGCATTATCTTCAAGCTGGGGCAATGGAAATACGGCCATTGATTGACTGATAGAAATTAAGGAATCAATCAAATAATTGTGTCTGATTTCTGGGATGTCAAACAATGATCGGCCAGACAAAGCGTTCGAGGATGAATACAAGGTTTAAGACGAGCACCTTATAAATAGAAAATCACGCACTACAATAGCAGACAATCACGCACTACAATAGCAGACAAAGTAGAATTTCAATCTTCCAACCTGAACTTCTTCTTGTTGACGAGAATTGGGCATATAAGGCTTTGACTTCCCTTGTTCTTCCCGCGTTGTTGTTTTCAAACCTAACGTTCAGACACTAGATTAATACTACAGTATTTATTCAAAGACTATAATCAGAAGGTGTCAAGCTCCCCCACACAGATTGCAATATATTTTTTCAGCCGCCTTCACATCATGTATCTCGTGAATTTCCATCGCCACGCTCAGATTGTCTGGCCAGGGGTTCCTAACTTTCAAATTAGCAAAACCCATGACCGCTATTTCTTTGTATCAATGCAAACTGCGCATTTTCtaacattttaatatttaaaaggaaAGATCATAAATTTGTGTGTTAAGATCTTGTTTAGGTATAAAACTGGTATCAAAAAGTTTGACAGGGATTTCCTAATTTTCTTGAATGTAAAAGTGAACATTTTTCAAAGGGGCATTTGTAACTTGGGTAAGAACAAGCTATAAATAAACCGACAGAAATGTTGTTTATGTCAAGGTGTGGAAAGTAATTAAGGATGGACTCAGATCATGCGTGGTTTTAAGATAGACACATCTCACATGACACATGATATAAAAAAGATCCTTTTCGCTCCATTTTATCTAGGTTGATGtcaaattttgtgattttatatgttgaaatcacatattttgattgtggtgttttatgttttaaaaaacatgtctatgtttggatatctgtgtttacatttattgatgaagtatttgagATATTTATAAGAGAACTCCATTAATTCAGTTTTATATCTTCCTACACATCTATTATTCGTTAACCCAACTCTAGATTAGGATTTtctaaaaaaatgtgaaaaaatatcTAACTAATTCAAGTCAAGTGTTAACCTTGTATCATTTGTCActttctttataatttttaaaatctttgtGAGCTTAAAATCTCATGTCCTTGTGTATATAAACTAGTTTGGAGGGCTAAAATTGCAACAAGTTTTACATAGTGGGTCCAAGAATTTGCTAATTTACACAAAATTGATCGACAATTGTtagaaaatcaatcaaacattgtggctCACCTTGAATTGCGAATAATATGGCAACCATATTTGATGGGTAGAAGTGTAGATCCCTTAGGGATTTGTATTGACTTTATGgaatcattgtattttttttctaagtgtatccTTTTGCTTGTGAAATCCAATAGAGAGGTCtattttaaaatcaatttgttGATCGATGGTCATCCCCATCACCGATCATCTTGATTGCATTTTCAATCAAATAATTCATTTCCGCGGGATAGTAAATTATTCCTATAAAAATTGAAATACATATGAAAACTATTACGCAATGAATGTAAACTATAAAACTTTACCTTATGAAGCAGACATTGCAAATGAAGTTGAAACAATAATACCTATTTAACCATGTATAATTAATGTTGAAGATACAACATAGTTGTTTCCAAGATGAATTAATTTTTTGAAGTGTAATACATTTAGATAGGTTATACATATTTTTTGAATAATACATGTCAATTTTCTTGTTTTGATGTTTTACAACAAGATAATGTCTTACGGAAGTTTACACTCTACATAATTAGAAAGAATGAATGGTGGTGAGTAAAAAGGGATACAAAATATGAGCAATATTCTATACGACTTATAAAATGCCAATAATCtaaaaataacatttatttttacaaacataaatataaatgtGGATTAGAATGAGTGAATTAAAGATTTTTTAGTTATTACTAAGCTAAAAAATTATAATGAATTTATGTAAAATGGTAATAATTATTGATATAAACATATAGTTCCTATTATTGGTTTAGTTATGATTGATTAAAGCAAGATAGGCCTGGACCTCTTACATAACCACTATAAAGAAGCTACTTGAAGACAGAGGACCAGAGGAGGTCATACGGGCCCCACTAGGTAAGGTTGAAGCCAAATGAAACTTATAAAGTCTTAGAATTAAACCCTGGTGAAGAGGGAGAGTGTTCTTGGAAACCACCGACTGAGATAAGGAGGAGCAAAtccataattttttaaaaaatttacctCCTATTATTGGTGTAGTAAAAATATTAGTTAGAACTTTTATTATGTGCCAACAATTGTAAGTAATTCAAATGAAATGTGGGACGTAAtttgcaattaattaattattgctaGTAGGTATGATCACTTGTAAATACATCTATCACTAATTGCTGGAGAACAataatagaaatttaaaataggaagcaactcaagaaaagaacaaaaacttgaaatataaaaaataaagttattatattttattaatgtaagCAGCTAGAGAGGTGGGAATGGCGGGAACAACTGGAGTGACTGGTTTGAATTCGAATGGAGCAGGAGCAGGAGCGGGAAGATTAGGTGATGAAGGTTTCGGAGGCTCCCACATGATGTAATCCATGGGAGAAACAAAACCTAAAGCTTCTGATGGCAGTCTCAACGGGTTTTGGGATGGGGACACCTTGCCGGTACCAACAAAAGAAAAAACTGACTTTACTGTTTTACCTTGTGGTGGGGAGGGTCCCAGAAAGTTTGTGGAGAATCTTAGGAAACCGGGATCTCTAGACTGCAACAGAAAATGGTCTACTTTATTTGGGTCAAACCTCAAATGCAAGGCTATTGCGCCTCTTCCCCATAAAGTGGACCTGAAGTTTGGCTCTTGTTCAATTTCTATTCTAGATTGTATCGTGGAAAAGAATATGGCTAATCTGGCCCCTGTCCTGGTTGGCAAGTTTATTGGCCCTCGACCTAATATTGAAGCTGTTAGGGATTCGGTGTCTCGTAAATGGAAGGGAAAGGGTCAAATTGATGTGGTTGCCATGTCTAATggttttttctccttctcctttgccTGTGAGGAGGACCTTCGATCTTTCTTAGCGGGTGGTCCCTGGATGTTAGGCAAATCATCGTTGGCTCTCAAGAAATGGGAACTAGGCTTTAACCCAAAGGAATGGGAATGTAATGAGGCCCCTATTTGGGTGCGGCTACcaaattttcctatggagttctagAATGAAGAAATCTTTGTTGGGATTGTTGGATGCTTTGGTGAGCTCCTTTCAGTTGACCCAGTGACCTCTGCGAAGATGCGTCTAGTGTATGCTAGAATCTGTGTGAATGTTAAACAATCTGCTAATTTGCCAAAGGAGATTCGCCCCTTCTCTAAGCTGGGCAAATGGGTTTAGAAAGTCgagtatgaatctattccctttacttgtttccattgtaaaaaagttggtCATTGGGCCAGGGAATGCCCTTCTAAGCCTATGCCtaagaggagttggaagaagaaaaatgagacaaagggggtGGATTTGGTGGAGTCTCCCTCCTTAGATCCCACTCCATGTATGGATGGAATGAATAATATCCCATGTGTTCAGGTTGGTCCAGATCCAAATCCTTCAAACCTAGATCCCTTGAATGAGGGGGGGGGATGCAGGGGGAAGTTTGAAGCCTGAGGAGATTTCTAATGGGGATAAGTCTATGATGGAGGTTCATAGGGTTAAGGATCCTTGCATCCACCTTGTTGTTGATGTTGGGAATTTATTGGATTCAAACATTACTGACGATGTGACCCAGGATGATGATAATCCAAATCTATTTATTGAGGTAAAAACTAAGCACAAAAAAAGGAACTCCCCAAATGGTCATTTATTAACACTGGTTTCTAGTGGTGTTAAGACTAGAAACAAACAAAAGGCGGATTGTGGATCTGATTTGAGGGTAGTGGGGAGGCCTCCCAATGCGATTAGTAGAGACAACAATAGTCAGTATTCCATTGTTTATGGAGTCCAAATAACACTACAAGACATGGGGATTGGTTCCCCCCATCTAGTCAAATGAAAgtcatttcatggaatattaggggattGAATCATTCCCACAAACATGATCTTCTATCCAACCTAGTTAGAGATCACAAGCTAGATATATtcttgttcaagaaaccaaaatgcctGGTTGTAGAGTGGAAAAGATCAAATTGGTTATTTTTAGAGATTGTGGAACTAGTTGTGCTAATGCTAATGGGGCTTATGGTGGTACTGCCACTTTGTGCAATCCTAGATGGCTTTTGGGTAAGGTTGTCTTtacttctcctaatcacattgccACTAGATTTACTAGTCTATCTGATGGATCATCTTGGATCATTTCTAATATCTATGGTCCAAATGGGAAAAACGCTATAAAAATGCTCGGGTCCTGTATTATTAATGCTAGAATGGCTTTCCCAAATGGGAAATGGATTCTAttgggggattttaataccccaTTATCTAGTATGGAAAAGGCTGATGGGATGCTTGTTTTGGAAGAAAGTAGGGAGGACTTGGTGGATATGATTAACTCTCTGTGTTTGTTAGACATTAATCTCCTTGGAGCTAAATTCACTTGTTCCAACAGAAGAAGTGGGGGGGGCCTCATCCAAGTCAGACTGGACAGAGGTATTATTTCTCCTGAGTGGATTCATAATGCTTCTTGTAGATTAAATGTGTTGTCCAGAATTGGGTCTAATCATTTCCCGATTTTTCTGATTATATCCCCTTTGACTGGGAGGAAGGCCTTCCCCTTAaggtttgagaagatgtggcttTTAGCTCTGGATATTTATGACAATATTTCTAAATGGTGGAATGTTGACATTCAGGGAACTGCAATGTTTAGAGTGGCTAATAAACTAGCCAATATTATTTCCAATATCCAACTTTGGAATAAAGTTTCCTTCAGCAATATTTTTCAGATAAAAGAAAACCTTAAGAAAGATTTGGATGATGTATAGTCTCAGATTCAAGATGTGGGGTATGATCCTATGgttatggataaagaagttgagttACTTACCAAGATTCATGATATCATCTCTAAGGAGGAGGAATTCTGGAATCAAAGGTCCAAAGATTTATGGCTCAAATCTGGTCACAAAAACATGAAGTTTTTTCATATGACTATCCTCAAACATAGGGCCTCaaacaaaatcaataaaattttagtgGATCATGGCTGGATTGATAAGCATGAGGAGTTAAACTAGGAAGCCATTATATATTTTTCCACTCTTCTTTCGGATGATGGCTGTCAGGATGTTAATGCTCAAGATGAGATCCTGTCGAAGTTTAGATGTACTGTTTCCCAAGACATGAATAAGGAGCTAACCATAATCCCATCTCATGATGAGGTTAGAGCTGCAGACTTTTCCTGTGAAGGTAATAAAGTTCTTGGCCCTgacggtttccctatgtttttcaaactTTTTGGTAGATTATTGGTTTGAATGTTGTGGATGCTGCTAGAGAGTTCTTTGGTTCCTGATCtcttcttaaggaactgaatgctacctttTTTTGTCCTGATCCCTAAGAAACCTGATGCCTATTCCTTTCAGGactttagacccattagtttatgtaACTCGATCTATAAAATCTTTACCAAGATCATTGTGTTTAGGCTTAAAAATTTGCTGCATTCTTTGATTTCGAAGCATTAGAATGGTTTCGTACCtggtagacagattttggattgtattattgttgtccatgagaatatccattctttaAGAAATCGGGCTTCTTGTTGAAGTTGGATCTTCTCAAATCTTATGATCAGGTCAATTGGATTTTTTTGTTTAAAGTGCTTCAATCCTTTGGTTTTGGTAACCATTTCATCTAGCTTGTCAATCAGTGTGTTACCACTCCCAAATTTTAGGTTTTGGTCAATGGTTCGATGTCTGTTTGTTTTTGGCGTCATGGggtattagacaaggggatcctctctccccgttTCTCTTTATTCTGATGAGTGAAGCTTTCGAAAAAACTATCCAGAGAGATGTTAGGAAGAGCAATTTGAGGGGTTTACAACCTTCTTCCCAAGCTGCTATTTGCTCCCAccatcaatttgttgatgatacactaCTGATGGGGGAAAGTTTGATTAAAGAAGCAAATACTATTAAAGCTATCCTAGATACTTATGAGAAAGGATCGGGGAAAAAAGTCAGTCTGTCTAAAAGCTCCATTTTCTTCATGAATACTTCTGagaatagaaaaatgaagattGCCAATATTTTGGGCTGCAAAATGGGTGTTCTCCCTTATTCATATTTGGGTCTGCCCTTGTGTATGGGACCTACCTCGGACTCCTTCTGGTCTAGTCTGATTGATAGATTTCAAATGaagctggctggttggaaaggagctttGTTAAGCCAAGCGGGTAAACTTCAATTAATTAAGGCTTTTCTTCAGAACCTTCCCGTGTATGCTATGAGTCTATTTAAAATCCTggccaaatttgctgatagaatgaAAGTATACAAAAGAAATTGCTTTGGTCAGGTTCTAAATCCAAGAGTAGGCTTCATTTGTTCACCTGGGATCAGGTTTGTTTGCCTAGAAATAGAGGAGGCCTGGATATCAGACATCTAAGAGACTTTAATAGAGCTTTAATGGCTAAGTAGCTATGGAGATGTTTAAAGGAGAACAATGAATTGATCGATATTTTCAAGGACTAATACCAAATTCATGATTTCCAAAGAATGTTGGAAAATTATTCCCTCCCGACTTCTGTCTCTCATATTTGGAATAATTTCTTCAGATCCTCTTTCATTATTTCTCAGGGAAGCCGATGGGTTCTAGAAAATGGTAGAAATATAaggttttgggatgattggtggacAGGAGAGGGGCCTTTGTCTAATTCAGTGTGGGCTTCAtaattcaaagagaaatgcattaatctCATTGCAACTTGGGTTGCAGATTATATGAGTAATGGAGTTTGGGTGGACCTTAGAACCTTGGATGCTTCTTTGGCTGCTTTGTACTCTTGGCTGAACCTGATCATCATTCCATCCTCTGGTGGAAGATGTGGCTATATGGAATGGTTCTACCTCGGGGCATTTTTTGGTGACAGATGCTTTCTGAATCATCACCAAGTCTTTTTCTCCTCCCCCCTTTTGGGCTAGAGCTTGGAATAAACTCtcaattcctaaagttaatatattCTTCTGGTTATTCATGCAAaataagatctctaccattgataatctcTATAAACGTGGGATCCCCATTAGTAATAGATGTTTTTTATGTAAAGAAGAAGCAAAAAATGTTGATCATCTGCTCTTACATTGCTCCTATGCTAGGGACATCTAGGCCTTCTTTTTCAACCCGTGGAATATTATTTGGGTCCCCCCCTGATTCTATTCAGAACTTTTGGTTCCAATGGAAGTGCCCTTATGACAACCATGCGATTGGTATTCTATGGAACTTATCCCTACCTCATATTGCTTGgggtttgtggaaggaaataaataataaggTTTTCAAAGATATGGAGTCCATTGCTCTTGTGGTGGCTATTAGAATAAGGAATGCTATTAAGGATAATTTTCTTAATTACTATCCTAGTGGGAAAAATGATCCTGGACTCTTGAGTCTAGCCAGGAGTAATGGGATACTATCAAGCGGTGGTAGATATGCTGGAATATATCGATCTctatttataaaattaaacataccaaAGAGAATGTTTCTTGGAATCCGTCCCTTCtagggtggatcaaaattaatatcgACGGGGTGGCCAAAGGAAATCCTGGGATGACTGGCTATGGGGGAGTGGCGAGGAACCATTTGGCTTCTCTAGTCTCTACGGTGGTGCTCCCTTTTGGGCACCACAACTAATGATTTTGTGGAGGCCAATGCCTCCTACATAGGACTACGCATGGCGAGCAAGGAGGGGTTCAAACGGGTCTGGCTAGAAAGTGACTCGCTTAACATtgtcaaatgcattaagggatgtacGGTGCCTATGTggactatttcaaacttaatcaaggATTGCCTTGAAATGATAGCCGACCTGCAGTATTTCAAGATATCGCACATTTTTCGAGAAGGAAAAAACTTGCAGATCATTTGGCCAACTTGGAGGTGGGTAACGTTgtggttaaatggtggagaggagaggaaaatttCCTGAAAACTCTGTGCGACCTTGCAAGAAATGATGTCAAGATCTTCGGCCTTTCCAATGAAGTTAataatgaaagattatgatggAATGGGAACCGTTGGGGTGGTAGTtcgaattattaccactttgagaagttttAGAACTTTCAGTTTTCCCTATTTCTGGTTTGCTTTCCTCCTAGTTTTTTTGGAGCCTTGTTGTCTAATTTGCTCAAGCTAGAGAATGAGAGGTGAAAAGAATAGAtttgaacccacaacctatgataagtggcagaaGAATAAGGAGGCTCGGGAGGAAATTTCTGATAGTGGGATGGTGCCCTTTTTGGAGAGACTGCATGGTCATTCTGCCATTGTTACAGAAagctttgttaaaggttggaaGAAGGGTGTGCTGTCTGTCTTTGGTGCGGAGTTTCAAGTCAATGAAAACCTGGCTGCCACTGTTACTGGTCTGGATATGAAAGGCATAAAATTCTATAGAGACAAGAAGTTGGGTGAGGAGGCTATTGATccttttatgataaggaaaaggaaagacaaagggttaCGAAAATGGCAGATGGTGGCTATAATaggaaagagatgatctccctctAGGCTAATATGACataattcatcatgaggtacatcaccttggatggtagatatgctagcatTTTATCACACCATTTtaatatcttaaatcattttaggcatcgtAGATTTATTTCCATACCTTTTtatttggtttcatccttggagaatagtttagttaaacattttgaaaacaaggataaccctgtgattcatgaaggccttatcttgttgattatggaatatgcccaagatcatgaagtgaaaccctcccccaaggatagaacccacatttcctcctctaaccctgATGTGCAGTTGGTCTCTGACACgaagatggatgaggatgatagtGGTACTGCCATGGATTGGCGTGATATCAAGGATACGAaggaccctgagtatagaccaaagaaagaaggggagcagaaagtaagttcaaatctggtagcaggaaaatgcaagacctggaaCCACCCACCAAAAAGATAACAATATTAACCAAATATAGTGAATCCAAGGTCCTAGACcacgagattaggttggacatccctatcaatgtggatGATGAAAAATAGGGGTTTGTGAATAAGGAAAATAAAAGTGATAAAAAGGAGGAGAGGGTGCTGGGAAATCTGCTTTTGGAGACTACCAGAAGTCGGGAGAACTAatggaagtgggtggataaggatattggatccctaaaagatgggattaaaggaATTGTCGAGACTTTCACAAAATTCTGTGGGCCCAGtaaaactgagaagatcatgagtatgatccggAAAATTTATCAGGATGTGGAAACTATGAAGGTTGACCATGAGCACAAACTTGAGAAGCTagaagaggatgtgagtgagatcaaggaaaacctaaacaatctggtggaaatcagtagtcaggtgatgaacaatagtgctgatggtttgaaaaaaattaatttcatgatgactgattatagaaccaggaccatcgccagtgaccctcccttgggggaaaagtaGAAAAAAGAATGCCTTAGAGGATGGATAGAGTGTTGTTGGTGGGAAGACTCTCTCAGGTCCTTGCACTAGAACAAGGAGCCAAAGCCAGGACTCcggaacctccagattcatcatggaggatttggaaaaaattaataagaggattattcagaaaaaaactgaattgatgcactctcttagttgattGCTTTTCCCTATTTTTTGGTTCAGCTATTTTGGTTTTTTGGCTTTCGAtctgtgtggggtttgtcccctgTTTGTCTTAGTTTTACTATCTAATTGGCTgctggccttggtctgtaatactctgggtttcaggtccctataaaaccagtttatcttcatcaaaaacaat harbors:
- the LOC131861610 gene encoding phospholipase A1-Igamma1, chloroplastic-like: MAVFPLPQLEDNAVLLPSSQTNSTQPQLCDVWRDIQGAHNWNGLLDPMVPNLKAEALRYGNLAQLCYDAFDGKSYSKNYGTCYHSKRDLFNKMGMSESGYQVTKYVYANTNLLNQVFGEKPKDQGVWLGFIAVCTDPNEIRRLGRRDIVIAWRGTQTAEEWIEDLRDILVPTRLSYRCKRTGKNQEHHFADGVLIERGFLSCYTSTVRHRQGAAGATVNISTRDLVVSEIERLIQVYEKEMDNLSITFTGHSLGAALATLSAYDIKQMLCTKHNFHQIPVTVFAFASPRVGNLAFAKRVEEIGVKVLRFVNKRDVVPKVPGVCMNENVGCLSKLLHWLPWTYFHVGFELPLHNNSPFIQHTHNLAYFHNLELYLHLLDGYVGSKQPFSWSGRDHALVNKSCDLLREKYEIPPKWWQEQNKGLVKGPDGKWTQPSEEE